DNA from Elusimicrobiaceae bacterium:
AGGATTACAAGCAGACGAGAGCAATTTAGTTCTGCGGGCAGTACGAGCTTTTGAAGAAGAATTTAACATAAAATTAAAAGCCCACATTACCCTAGAAAAGCATATTCCTATGGGAGCTGGGTTGGGTGGAGGTTCTTCCGATGCAGGCACTACATTGTTAGCATTGTGCCGCATTTTTAATAAAGATCCCTTGCGTCTTTTACCGCGTGCAGCCAAATTGGGGGCAGACGTTGCTTTATTTTTATATCCGGATACTTTTTTAAAAGGAGAGGGTATTGGGGAGAAATTAACCCCCGTAGAAGTAAATGCCCCCCTCCCCTATGTTGTATTGGTATATCCTGATACGCATGTCCCTACTAAAGGAGTATTTGCCAGATTACATTTGGACTCTGCTAATAACAGATTGACAAAAACCTCCCTTTTAGATAAATTACTGTTATCTTTAAAAAATGCAGACTCTTTGCAAGAATGGAGTTCTTTTTTATTTAATCGTTTGGAAGAAGCCGTTTTGCCTTATGTTGATTCCGTCAAAAAACTAAAAGACGATTTCTTACAATTAAAGGCAATTACACTGATGTCCGGCTCCGGCTCTACTGTTTTTGCCTTAACTTCCACGCAAGAACAAGCCAAAGATTTGGCAGAAAAGATGAAAAAGGAAGGAAGAAAAGTTTTTATTACACACTTCGGAGGGAAAACCGATGAAAATAACTGAAATTCGCATTCACTTAATGACCGATCAACGCCTCAAAGCATTTGCCAGTGTCACCTTTGATGACTGCTTTGTGGTACGTAATATGAAATTAGTCAACGGAGCGAAAGGGGTTTTCCTGTGTATGCCTTCTCGCAAAGCAGCAGACGGCACCCACAAAGACATCGTTCACCCTATTACACAAGAGTTCCGCCAATACCTAGAAGACCAAGTTTTAAAGGCTTATGAGGAAGAATTAAAAAAGAATTCTCCGACGGAAAATGAAAAAAAAGAAGACGAAGTGAAATAAATTTGCTACAATATATACACAGATTTAATTCCGGATGGTGAAATGGTATCACTACTGGTTTTGGTCCAGTCATTCTAGGTTCGAGTCCTAGTCCGGAAACCATATAAAGCACCTGAAAGGGTGCTTTTTTATTTATATCTCTGCTACAACAATCTCTAACCTTTTTTTCCCCCTTTACCGATTTTGATAGAAGAAATAGGCTTTACTTAAATAGGGGGCATTATGAAAGTAAAATTTTTTTCTATACATACCGTTTATGTTTTCATGTTATCTCTTTTGCTATTAGGCTTAGGGGCCGGAATTTACGTTTATTATATTCCGGCGTCTCTTTCTCCAAGATTCATCTTTTGCCTGTTGTTCGGGGTGGATTTACTTTTTTTGGCCTTACTGCTGATTTATATCCTTCAACAAAACCGCAAAACACAACAACAGTTGTATCAAGCGGCTTATATAGACCCTATTACTCAGGGACCCACTTGGAAAAAAGCACAACAAGAGATTTTGAAAATTCTTCAGCAAAACCCACAACAAAAATTTGCTTTTGTAATTTTTGATATCAATAAATTCAAATTATTAAATGATCGACTGGGTTATTTAAAAGCCAACGACATACTGCGACACATTGCTTTTATTCTACGAGAAGATTTACAGGCACAAGAAATGTTTTGCCGCGTACAAGCAGATATTTTTCAGATACTTGTAAAATATCAAACGGAAGAACAACTAAAAAATCGATTGGAAGTGTTAAACGAGAAAATCATCTCCACCTGTCCCATCGAAAAAACCTCCTTTCAAATCATTCTTTCTTTCGGTGTTTATCCTCTATCAAAAAAACCCACCTCGCTCAATGAATTGTTGGCTAAAGCAGCTTTAGCCAGAGATACCGTTAAAGGAAAATATGATCATATTATCGGTTTTTATAATACCTTCTTACAAAAACGCCTTCAACTTGAGCAAGAAATAGAAAACCATATGGAGGAAGCTCTGGAAAAAGAACAATTTCAGTTATACCTTTCTACTATACGAGATATGGAAGGCTCTTTTTATGGAGCCGAAGTTTCTCTCCGCTGGGATTTACCTCCTTATGGTGAAATTAATGAATCGTTTTTTCGTCATGTTTTTACCCAAAATGGATTTATTTATAGATTGGATTTATATGTAGCGGAAAAAATTTGCCAATTTCAAAAACAACGAATTCAAGAAAAAAAAGATTTATTTCCCCTCTTTCTAAACCTTTCAACCGACAGTCTGCAAAGTCCTCAATTTGCTGGTGCTTTGGTCCGTTTAATCAAAAAATATCAATTAGACACCTCTCTGTTAATCCTGCAAGCGGCACCTCACAATGAAATATCACAAATTGATATTATTGAAAAAATAGCCTATCGTTTGCACGACGAGGGATTTGTTTTGAGTTTGGACCAAGCCTCTCAGGGGTATAGTCCTTTGGAATTATTAAAAACATTGCCCTTACAAATTATAAAAATTGAAAAAGAAACCGTAGCAGATTTAGAAGAAAATCAACGCGCACGCCGATTGGCCGACTCCTTAATTTATATGGCTCAACAAATGAAAGTAAAAATTATTTTCAGTGGTGTTTCTTCTTTTGCACAACGCCAAATTCTTAAAAATTTAGGAGCAGATTTTATTATGGGTCCGGTCAATGGAATAGACATTGCTTTACAAGAAAGTGACAATATTTTAAAAAAGCAAAATGAATAAATTTTAAGTAAAAAAACAAAGATTTCTAAATTTTTTTACACAAACATTCTTAAAAATAGTAAAATAGTGATAAGCGTAGAAATTACGCAACTGATTTTTGGTGGTTGTAGCTCAGTTGGTTAGAGCGCCGGTCTGTGGAACCGGAGGTCGGGGGTTCGAGTCCCCTCAGCCACCCCATATTGAATCCCTAGAACTACCCGAATTATCGTCGGTAAAGCTAGGGATTTTTTTCATATCCAAAATGGGAAGTCCTATAATTCGTCCACTACTGGGTTGCAGTTCCTTTTTCGCTTGAGCAAAATAGCAGAAAGGTTCTTTGTAGTCTACTTTAATGTCTCTTCCTTCTAAAGTATATTGGTTTGCCAATAACCTAAGAATTTTAGCCTTTTCTTCATTAGTGGCCATATTATATATTTCCGTTATATTATTGATAGCCGTAAATGTTTCCTGAGCCCTTGGGATGACCTTTTCGTATTCTGCTCCACATTCGTCTATTGCTTTCTTAAGAAGGCTGAGTTCTTCTGTTAGTTCCTTCTCTTTAATAGAAAACATTTCAAGGCTTCCTCTCCCCTCTAACTGTAAATCATACAACCTGTTTAATTTTTTATAAGCCTGTGTATAATCAGATTTCAAAATGTCCAAGGTTTTTTTTCTGGATTTCTCTTTGGTTTTGGCAAATTCTGCTACGCCTTTTTGCAGCCAATCGCTCACATATTCAGGAATAGCAATATCCTGCACCAC
Protein-coding regions in this window:
- the ispE gene encoding 4-(cytidine 5'-diphospho)-2-C-methyl-D-erythritol kinase, whose protein sequence is MHTISLSAPAKVNLFLEVTGKRPDGYHELATLFAKISLSDYITISADQSDEEDLFLEITGPLGKGLQADESNLVLRAVRAFEEEFNIKLKAHITLEKHIPMGAGLGGGSSDAGTTLLALCRIFNKDPLRLLPRAAKLGADVALFLYPDTFLKGEGIGEKLTPVEVNAPLPYVVLVYPDTHVPTKGVFARLHLDSANNRLTKTSLLDKLLLSLKNADSLQEWSSFLFNRLEEAVLPYVDSVKKLKDDFLQLKAITLMSGSGSTVFALTSTQEQAKDLAEKMKKEGRKVFITHFGGKTDENN
- the spoVG gene encoding septation regulator SpoVG encodes the protein MKITEIRIHLMTDQRLKAFASVTFDDCFVVRNMKLVNGAKGVFLCMPSRKAADGTHKDIVHPITQEFRQYLEDQVLKAYEEELKKNSPTENEKKEDEVK
- a CDS encoding GGDEF domain-containing protein, with translation MKVKFFSIHTVYVFMLSLLLLGLGAGIYVYYIPASLSPRFIFCLLFGVDLLFLALLLIYILQQNRKTQQQLYQAAYIDPITQGPTWKKAQQEILKILQQNPQQKFAFVIFDINKFKLLNDRLGYLKANDILRHIAFILREDLQAQEMFCRVQADIFQILVKYQTEEQLKNRLEVLNEKIISTCPIEKTSFQIILSFGVYPLSKKPTSLNELLAKAALARDTVKGKYDHIIGFYNTFLQKRLQLEQEIENHMEEALEKEQFQLYLSTIRDMEGSFYGAEVSLRWDLPPYGEINESFFRHVFTQNGFIYRLDLYVAEKICQFQKQRIQEKKDLFPLFLNLSTDSLQSPQFAGALVRLIKKYQLDTSLLILQAAPHNEISQIDIIEKIAYRLHDEGFVLSLDQASQGYSPLELLKTLPLQIIKIEKETVADLEENQRARRLADSLIYMAQQMKVKIIFSGVSSFAQRQILKNLGADFIMGPVNGIDIALQESDNILKKQNE